The Bicyclus anynana chromosome 9, ilBicAnyn1.1, whole genome shotgun sequence DNA window AGGTGGTTCACCCAGCAGTCCTTCCGGACCTGGCGGTTCACCCAGCAGTCCATCTGGACCGGGTGGTTCCCCAAGTAGTCCTTCGGGACCAGGTGGTTCCCCAAGTAGTCCTTCGGGACCAGGTGGTTCGCCCAGCAACCCATCTGGACCAGGTGGTTCTCCTAGCGGTCCCTCTGGACCTGGCGGCTCCCCATCTGGACCAGGTGGTTCACCCAGCGGTCCCTCTGGACCTGGCGGTTCCCCAAGTAGTCCATCTGGACCTGGTGGTTCGCCCAGCGGTCCCTCTGGACCTGGCGGCTCCCCATCTGGACCAGGTGGTTCGCCCAGCGGTCCGTCTGGACCTGGTGGTTCGCCGAGTAGTCCATCTGGACCTGGCGGTTCCCCAAGTGGGCCATCAGGACCAGGCGGTTCACCTAGCGGTCCCTCTGGGCCTGGTAGCTCCCCAAGTAGTCCTTCTGGACCTGGTGGTTCGCCAAGTAGTCCATCTGGACCAGGTGGTTCACCCAGCGGTCCGTCTGGACCTGGTGGTTCGCCAAGTAGTCCATCTGGCCCAGGTGGTTCGCCCAGCGGTCCCTCTGGACCTGGCAGCTCCCCATCTGGACCAGGTGGTTCGCCTAGCGGTCCATCTGGACCTGGTGGTTCACCAAGTAGTCCATCTGGACCAGGTGGTTCACCCAGCGGTCCCTCTGGACCTGGTGGTTCTCCAAGTAGTCCATCTGGACCTGGCGGTTCCCCAAGTGGGCCATCAGGACCAGGCGGTTCGCCCAGCGGTCCCTCTGGACCTGGCGGCTCTCCATCTGGACCTGGTGGTTCCCCGAGTAGTCCATCTGGACCTGGCGGTTCCCCAAGTGGGCCATCAGGACCAGGCGGTTCACCTAGCGGTCCCTCTGGACCTGGTGGCTCCCCATCTGGACCAGGTGGTTCGCCCAGCGGTCCCTCTGGACCTGGTGGTTCCCCGAGTAGTCCATCTGGACCTGGCGGTTCCCCAAGTGGGCCATCAGGACCAGGCGGTTCACCTAGCGGTCCCTCTGGACCTGGTGGCTCCCCATCTGGACCAGGTGGTTCGCCCAGCGGTCCCTCTGGACCTGGTGGCTCTCCATCTGGACCAGGTGGTTCGCCCAGCGGTCCCTCTGGACCTGGTGGTTCCCCGAGTAGTCCATCTGGACCTGGCGGTTCCCCAAGTGGGCCATCAGGACCAGGCGGTTCACCTAGCGGTCCCTCTGGACCTGGTGGCTCTCCATCTGGACCAGGTGGTTCGCCTAGCGGTCCCTCTGGACCTGGTGGCTCTCCATCTGGACCAGGTGGTTCCCCAAGTAGTCCTTCTGGACCTGGTGGTTCGCCAAGTAGTCCATCTGGACCAGGTGGTTCACCCAGCGGTCCATCTGGACCTGGTGGTTCGCCAAGTAGTCCATCTGGCCCAGGTGGTTCGCCCAGCGGTCCCTCTGGACCTGGCAGCTCCCCATCTAGACCAGGTGGTTCGCCTAGCGGTCCCTCTGGACCTGGTGGTTCACCAAGTAGTCCATCTGGACCAGGTGGTTCACCCAGCGGTCCCTCTGGACCTGGTGGTTCTCCAAGTAGTCCATCTGGACCTGGCAGTTCCCCAAGTGGGCCATCAGGACCAGGCAGTTCACCTAGCGGTCCCTCTGGACCTGGTGGCTCCCCATCTGGACCAGGTGGTTCGCCCAGCGGTCCCTCTGGACCTGGTGGCTCTCCAAGTAGTCCTTCAGGACCTGGAGGTTCGCCTAGTAATCCTTCGGGACCCGGAGGGTCTCCTAGCAATCCAGGTCAATCTGGTGGTAACAATGGACGACCAGGCAGGCCAGGCCGTCCTGGCAGACCGGGTCGACCTGGACGACCAGGAAGACCTGGTAGACCTGGAAGACCTGGTAGACCTGGAAAACCGTGTCCAGGAAAACCAAGTGGATCACCTAGCGGTCCATCTGGACCGGGTGGTTCACCAAGCAGCCCTTCAGGTCCCGGAGGTTCACCAAGTAGCCCTTCAGGTCCCGGAGGTTCACCAAGTAGCCCATCTGGACCTGGAGGTTCACCCAGCAGTCCATCTGGACCAGGTGGTTCACCCAGCAGTCCATCTGGACCAGGTGGTTCACCCAGCAGTCCATCTGGACCTGGCGGTTCACCCAGCAGTCCATCTGGACCGGGTGGTTCCCCAAGTAGTCCTTCGGGACCAGGTGGTTCGCCCAGCAACCCATCTGGACCAGGTGGTTCTCCTAGCAGCCCTTCAGGACCCGGAGGTTCTCCCAGCAGCCCATCTGGTCCAGGTGGTTCACCCAGCAGTCCCTCTGGACCTGGTGGTTCACCCAGCAGTCCATCTGGACCTGGAGGTTCACCGAGCAGTCCATCTGGACCAGGTGGTTCACCCAGCAGTCCCTCTGAACCTGGCGGTTCACCCAGCAGTCCATCTGGACCTGGCGGTTCACCCAGCAGTCCATCTGGACCTGGAGGTTCACCCAGCAGTCCATCTGGACCTGGCGGTTCACCCAGCAGTCCATCTGGACCTGGCGGTTCACCCAGCAGTCCCTCTGGACCTGGCGGTTCACCCAGCAGTCCATCTGGATCTGGCGGTTCACCCAGCAGTCCATCTGGACCTGGCGGTTCACCCAGCAGTCCATCTGGACCTGGCGGTTCCCCAAGTAGTCCTTCTGGACCAGGTGGTTCACCCAGCAGTCCATCTGGGCCTGGTGGTTCTCCTAGCAGTCCTAGCGGTCCAGGCATCCCACAATGCAAACCTGTTATCATATATAGACTGCCTCCTAAAAGAAAGAAGACTCCTTACATCATAGTACCAGAGTTGACTATCACCGAACGCTTTGTGAAAGGTAAACATTATTTGACTGATACTTTCAAAAAATTTCTTAAGACTTAaaccaaaataagaaaatttggAGTTAAATATAAagaagttatttaaatttttgatattttctttacacttttttcataattttaatgtatgaaTCCTGTAACTGTTAGAATTGCTCTAATACTAATAGTACCTGTGAAAAATAATGCTAACAGTGTGTTTCTGATACTTTAGGTGATCGCAGAGACAGAGACTATCGTTCAAGGCCTCGCCTCTGCCCTTGCGGACCAAATGGTGTGTTTGACATGCATGTTTTTCTCCTTTATGTCTTAAAGCTCATAAAGCAGCTATTGATATTTACTATCAATAAATAGTCTATTTGTATTTACGACAAGTTTATGGCTGAGATTGCCatggaaaacttaaaattaaagttacgagataaagtaccctcctcccaacttgaatcaataacgaggttactaaaagttgttactaaccagcagttttttttactgttgcttaattaatagttatacaacctagcaaccacaatgtcctacaaattgcgtggttacattatctcgttccgacgctcaaaaatttttatttcctggtaactctgctatctaccagaatcaagaagtTTCgtaagttgatcgtctcattgagatgaagctactcacgaaaaattaacttgatagtaatcagttctacaaaatgttttacggatataactataatcacttaaacaaaaatatattaagtattttgaaattacagactgaccacaattttattattactttgtattgatttattgataataaaattatactcgTTTCATAATTTGCAGGAAGAAGAGgctgaaattgaaaataaacgACGACTAGCCAAGGCGGAAACATAAAGGATAATGattatgcaaaatattattataatagttatatATATCGAATTGTTAATGTCTgttatacaaattatgaaatgataatgttattccaaaataaatttatattgagcaagcattaattttattttattttttcccaATTAGAATAAGAGTAATAAGAGTACTTATAGAAATTAGTTTCGAACATTTGAAGTATGTATAACTGTGTACTCTATAGAAATGTTCATGattgaaataaaacaatagtATTCAAAGATAAAATGGTGTTTTTCAAATTATACCTGTTCATATTCAAATCGAAAATCGTTAATTTTGAAGgcttatatttatataaccCTACCCCCTTTTTAAAAAGTACTTAgaggtattatttttattagaaggCAGAATCTATACAAAACATCTACCTACTCAACAGttggtcatttaaaaaaatcattggcAAAACTATTATTCTTGCAAAATCTTGAATTGATAAAGCTAGAACAATTATTGCAGATATACTTAACATACTTATTAGGGTGTCCcttatttttcaaagttttaaatttgtaacgCATAGGTCCTAGTTTTGTTCATTTGCCTCTAAAACActcgaaaataattttttacctTAATTGAATAACGATAACCCGTGCCGACTTGCATCGAAACATGTTCATACATAGTAGCGGCGCATATTCGCGGTATTTGTCATTTGttgtcaattattctcacgattAACACGTattgttttacatttaaaagatGGCAGTGGATTTCAGaagtaacaaaaaatgtattttcttagTTAGTAACGCGAATTATCAAATAACAGGCGCAAATTTACCGTCAAATCGTCAAGTTCTAGCAGTACTTTTGTTTAACATTCGCGAAGTGAAATTGTCTGTTagtgaaagcgctaatctcgtCATTCGGGAGTGTattgtatattgaaaaaaagCTAGAATCCCTACCAGAGCTATACCTAACTGGGTAAAAAACTTGTTGATCTTCACCATGCTTGGTTTGCTTTGATTATTTGACATAGCGCACACTGATACTTTAGAACGGAATAAAATTGAAGAAGACAaagtatttttacaaaaacaatgagAACCAGGGCGTCCAGGATATTTAGCGGGTGTAGACAAAGAGTTGGCCGAAAAAGAAGAAAGGGCAAGACAaagcaaattaaatgaaaagaaaaaaagatgtGAGCAAATGTATTATGGAGGTTTATCGTCATCAGTTAGAACGCAACATGTTATTCAAGCGGAGGGACAACAAAAACAACTTACCAGCTCTAATGGAAGTTTTGAGGACCAATTGGCATCCACCTCTTAAACGGTAAATTCAGAAACTACTACAAAAAGAGGAAGGAAAGACTTCATCACGCCTAAGATAGTTGCAGCTTTAGATAGATGTCAATTAAGCATAAGGGATTCTGTCTATAAACTTCAGGCTGTGGTAGAAGCACTAGATCTTGGCAGTGATGATTACCCGACAAACATGTCGTCTATTTAACGTATTCGCACACAGGGTCGAAAGGATAGAGCGGAATCTATTAAAtccgattttcaaaataatatgtttGAAATGGTGACCGTTCACTGGGATGGGATATTATTACCTGGACTTGATGTACCTAAGAAGTTCTAAAGAAACGCCTgccaattttaatttcatttggagaaatttataaattgt harbors:
- the LOC128198381 gene encoding collagen alpha-5(IV) chain-like, whose protein sequence is MPGPLGLLGEPPGPDGLLGEPPGPEGLLGEPPGPDGLLGEPPGPDGLLGEPPDPDGLLGEPPGPEGLLGEPPGPDGLLGEPPGPDGLLGEPPGPDGLLGEPPGPDGLLGEPPGSEGLLGEPPGPDGLLGEPPGPDGLLGEPPGPEGLLGEPPGPDGLLGEPPGPEGLLGEPPGPDGLLGEPPGPEGLLGEPPGPDGLLGEPPGPDGLLGEPPGPDGLLGEPPGPDGLLGEPPGPDGLLGEPPGPEGLLGEPPGPEGLLGEPPGPDGPLGDPLGFPGHGFPGLPGLPGLPGLPGRPGRPGLPGRPGLPGRPLLPRLLGEPPGPEGLLGEPPGPEGPLGEPPGPDGEPPGPEGPLGELPGPDGPLGELPGPDGLLGEPPGPEGPLGEPPGPDGLLGEPPGPEGPLGEPPGLDGELPGPEGPLGEPPGPDGLLGEPPGPDGPLGEPPGPDGLLGEPPGPEGLLGEPPGPDGEPPGPEGPLGEPPGPDGEPPGPEGPLGEPPGPDGPLGEPPGPDGLLGEPPGPEGPLGEPPGPDGEPPGPEGPLGEPPGPDGEPPGPEGPLGEPPGPDGPLGEPPGPDGLLGEPPGPEGPLGEPPGPDGEPPGPEGPLGEPPGPDGPLGEPPGPDGLLGEPPGPDGEPPGPEGPLGEPPGPDGPLGEPPGPDGLLGEPPGPEGPLGEPPGPDGLLGEPPGPDGPLGEPPGPDGELPGPEGPLGEPPGPDGLLGEPPGPDGPLGEPPGPDGLLGEPPGPEGLLGELPGPEGPLGEPPGPDGPLGEPPGPDGLLGEPPGPDGPLGEPPGPDGEPPGPEGPLGEPPGPDGLLGEPPGPEGPLGEPPGPDGEPPGPEGPLGEPPGPDGLLGEPPGPEGLLGEPPGPEGLLGEPPGPDGLLGEPPGPEGLLGEPPGPDGLLGEPPGPEGLLGEPPGPDGLLGEPPGPEGLLGEPPGPEGPLGEPPGPDGLLGEPPGPEGLLGELPGPGGPLGEPPGPDGLLGEPPGPEGLLGDPPGPEGLLGEPPGPEGLLGELPGPEGLLGEPPGPDGLLGEPPGPEGLLGEPPGPEGLLGEPPGPDGLLGEPLGSLVVVLAANINILISKQVLNFMLSIS